A genome region from Primulina eburnea isolate SZY01 chromosome 9, ASM2296580v1, whole genome shotgun sequence includes the following:
- the LOC140841394 gene encoding gamma-tubulin complex component 4 homolog isoform X2, which yields MSSNPQQLNQLFHKAKPPTLRLSFSGYTGDLIIDGREYNESLRVSLSPEAPLAEEPTFKLAPDVSFIQPSDKEVIQRIITLGFYYRELERFAAKSRNLSWIRAPNESPLLRVNESLKAKKMKPSVYRRAIANGIVEVLSVYRSAVLHIEQKMLSDSLPILATVTQGLNKFLILLPPLYDIILEIERDNICGGKLLNLLHKRCHCGVPELQTCIQRLLWHGHQVMYNQLASWMVYGILHDQYGEFFVRRQEDRDSEYESPPDTLEKLAHLSVNDASLADWHLGFHVYLDMLPEYIPMNVAESVLFAGKAIKVLRNPRPTVQYQDASSQQQIPKGSQRAQAFPGKFSFQKDSSVKSILMGEELLPQSVANKIEAMLQDLKESSEFHKRSFETVVDSIKAIAASHLWQLVVVRADLNGHLKALKDYFLLAKGDFFQSFLEESRQLMRLPPRQSTAEADLMVPFQLAAIKTIGEENKYYSRVSLRMSGIVVKTSQVEFPKEKTYSIGDSRVQSGTTLETSIDGWDGIALEYSVDWPLQLFFTQEVLSKYLRIFQYLLRLKRTQMELEKSWASAMHEDHSDFAKRHNDRSKSLVSPQRRRCRPMWRVREHMAFLIRNLQFYIQVDVVESQWNVLQSRIQSSRDFTELVGYHQEYLSALISQSFLDIGSVSRILDGIMKVCLQFCWKIETLENNESTGELEYIAEEFNKKSNSLYTILRSSRIAGSQRAPFLRRFLLRLNFNSFFEATARGVLNVVRPRPALGVLQ from the exons ATGAGCAGTAATCCGCAGCAGCTCAACCAATTGTTTCATAAAGCAAAGCCCCCTACTCTCCGATTGTCATTTTCAG GTTACACCGGAGATCTCATAATCGATGGGAGAGAATACAATGAATCACTACGTGTTAGCTTATCCCCAGAAGCTCCTCTCGCCGAGGAGCCTACTTTCAAACTCGCTCCTGATGTATCCTTTATTCAACCCAGCGATAA GGAAGTAATCCAAAGGATTATCACGCTAGGGTTTTATTACCGGGAACTTGAACGATTTGCAGCCAAATCTCGAAACTTGAGTTGGATTAGAGCACCTAACGAGTCTCCTTTATTAAGAGTAAATGAATCCTTGAAAGCTAAAAAGATGAAGCCTAGCGTGTATAGAAGAGCAATTGCGAACGGCATTGTTGAGGTGCTCTCTGTTTACAGGTCTGCTGTTTTGCACATTGAGCAGAAAATGTTGTCCGACTCTCTACCCATTTTGGCAACAGTGACTCAAGGACTCAATAAG TTCTTGATTTTGTTGCCACCCCTTTATGACATAATTTTGGAGATTGAACGTGATAACATTTGTGGTGGGAAACTACTCAACCTTTTACACAAGAGATGCCACTGTGGGGTTCCTGAGCTGCAGACTTGCATTCAGAG GCTATTATGGCATGGGCATCAGGTCATGTACAATCAACTGGCTTCATGGATGGTGTATGGTATACTGCATGACCAGTATGGAGAATTTTTTGTTAGAAG GCAAGAGGATAGGGATTCTGAATATGAATCACCTCCAGACACTCTCGAGAAGTTGGCACACTTGTCAGTTAACGATGCATCATTGGCTGATTGGCATCTGGGCTTCCATGTTTATCTG GATATGCTTCCTGAGTACATTCCTATGAATGTTGCTGAATCTGTACTATTTGCTGGAAAAGCTATCAAGGTTCTACGAAATCCACGTCCGACTGTTCAATACCAGGATGCATCATCTCAGCAGCAGATACCCAAAGGCTCACAAAGGGCACAAGCGTTTCCTGGGAAGTTTTCTTTTCAGAAGGACTCTTCTGTTAAGAGCATTTTGATGGGAGAAGAATTGCTTCCTCAGTCCGTGGCTAACAAAATTGAGGCTATGCTGCAAGATTTAAAG GAGTCATCTGAATTCCATAAGAGATCATTTGAGACCGTGGTAGACTCCATCAAAGCAATTGCAGCAAGTCATCTTTGGCAG CTTGTTGTTGTGCGCGCTGACTTGAATGGTCATTTGAAGGCTCTTAAAGATTATTTCCTTTTAGCAAAAGGCGATTTTTTCCAG AGCTTTCTTGAAGAAAGTCGCCAGCTGATGCGATTACCACCTCGTCAATCAACTGCTGAAGCTGATCTTATGGTTCCTTTTCAATTG GCTGCGATAAAGACCATTGGAGAAGAAAACAAATACTACTCTAGAGTGTCTCTGAG AATGTCAGGGATCGTGGTTAAGACCTCACAAGTTGAGTTTCCAAAAGAAAAAACATATTCTATTGGAGACTCGCGTGTTCAGTCAGGTACCACCTTAGAAACATCCATTGATGGTTGGGATGGCATTGCTCTTGAATATTCTGTAGACTGGCCCTTACAGTTGTTCTTTACGCAGGAGGTTCTCTCGAA GTATCTGAGGATCTTCCAATACTTACTTCGATTAAAGAGGACACAGATGGAATTGGAAAAATCCTGGGCTTCTGCAATGCACGAGGATCATTCTGATTTTGCCAAACGCCATAATGACCGTTCGAAGAGTTTGGTATCTCCACAGCGACGACGTTGTAGGCCAATGTGGCGTGTCAGAGAACATATGGCCTTCTTAATAAGAAATCTTCAGTTCTATATCCAG GTGGACGTGGTTGAATCTCAGTGGAATGTTTTGCAATCTCGTATTCAAAGTTCTCGCGATTTTACAGAACTGGTGGGCTACCATCAAGA GTATTTATCTGCACTAATTTCTCAATCTTTCTTGGACATTGGTTCTGTATCACGCATTCTGGATGGAATAATGAAAGTTTGCTTACAATTTTGCTGGAAGATTGAAACCCTTGAAAACAATGAAAGTACGGGTGAACTGGAGTACATAGCTGAG GAGTTcaacaagaaatcaaattcaTTATACACCATCCTCCGCAGCAGCAGAATAGCTGGGAGTCAAAGGGCACCATTCCTCAGGCGCTTTCTTCTGCGCCTCAACTTCAACTCCTTTTTTGAG GCAACTGCAAGGGGAGTGCTGAACGTTGTGAGACCGCGGCCAGCACTTGGAGTTCTGCAATGA
- the LOC140841394 gene encoding gamma-tubulin complex component 4-like isoform X3: MLHELLLALLGYTGDLIIDGREYNESLRVSLSPEAPLAEEPTFKLAPDVSFIQPSDKEVIQRIITLGFYYRELERFAAKSRNLSWIRAPNESPLLRVNESLKAKKMKPSVYRRAIANGIVEVLSVYRSAVLHIEQKMLSDSLPILATVTQGLNKFLILLPPLYDIILEIERDNICGGKLLNLLHKRCHCGVPELQTCIQRLLWHGHQVMYNQLASWMVYGILHDQYGEFFVRRQEDRDSEYESPPDTLEKLAHLSVNDASLADWHLGFHVYLDMLPEYIPMNVAESVLFAGKAIKVLRNPRPTVQYQDASSQQQIPKGSQRAQAFPGKFSFQKDSSVKSILMGEELLPQSVANKIEAMLQDLKESSEFHKRSFETVVDSIKAIAASHLWQLVVVRADLNGHLKALKDYFLLAKGDFFQSFLEESRQLMRLPPRQSTAEADLMVPFQLAAIKTIGEENKYYSRVSLRMSGIVVKTSQVEFPKEKTYSIGDSRVQSGTTLETSIDGWDGIALEYSVDWPLQLFFTQEVLSKYLRIFQYLLRLKRTQMELEKSWASAMHEDHSDFAKRHNDRSKSLVSPQRRRCRPMWRVREHMAFLIRNLQFYIQVDVVESQWNVLQSRIQSSRDFTELVGYHQEYLSALISQSFLDIGSVSRILDGIMKVCLQFCWKIETLENNESTGELEYIAEEFNKKSNSLYTILRSSRIAGSQRAPFLRRFLLRLNFNSFFEATARGVLNVVRPRPALGVLQ; the protein is encoded by the exons ATGCTGCACGAATTGCTGTTGGCTCTCTTAGGTTACACCGGAGATCTCATAATCGATGGGAGAGAATACAATGAATCACTACGTGTTAGCTTATCCCCAGAAGCTCCTCTCGCCGAGGAGCCTACTTTCAAACTCGCTCCTGATGTATCCTTTATTCAACCCAGCGATAA GGAAGTAATCCAAAGGATTATCACGCTAGGGTTTTATTACCGGGAACTTGAACGATTTGCAGCCAAATCTCGAAACTTGAGTTGGATTAGAGCACCTAACGAGTCTCCTTTATTAAGAGTAAATGAATCCTTGAAAGCTAAAAAGATGAAGCCTAGCGTGTATAGAAGAGCAATTGCGAACGGCATTGTTGAGGTGCTCTCTGTTTACAGGTCTGCTGTTTTGCACATTGAGCAGAAAATGTTGTCCGACTCTCTACCCATTTTGGCAACAGTGACTCAAGGACTCAATAAG TTCTTGATTTTGTTGCCACCCCTTTATGACATAATTTTGGAGATTGAACGTGATAACATTTGTGGTGGGAAACTACTCAACCTTTTACACAAGAGATGCCACTGTGGGGTTCCTGAGCTGCAGACTTGCATTCAGAG GCTATTATGGCATGGGCATCAGGTCATGTACAATCAACTGGCTTCATGGATGGTGTATGGTATACTGCATGACCAGTATGGAGAATTTTTTGTTAGAAG GCAAGAGGATAGGGATTCTGAATATGAATCACCTCCAGACACTCTCGAGAAGTTGGCACACTTGTCAGTTAACGATGCATCATTGGCTGATTGGCATCTGGGCTTCCATGTTTATCTG GATATGCTTCCTGAGTACATTCCTATGAATGTTGCTGAATCTGTACTATTTGCTGGAAAAGCTATCAAGGTTCTACGAAATCCACGTCCGACTGTTCAATACCAGGATGCATCATCTCAGCAGCAGATACCCAAAGGCTCACAAAGGGCACAAGCGTTTCCTGGGAAGTTTTCTTTTCAGAAGGACTCTTCTGTTAAGAGCATTTTGATGGGAGAAGAATTGCTTCCTCAGTCCGTGGCTAACAAAATTGAGGCTATGCTGCAAGATTTAAAG GAGTCATCTGAATTCCATAAGAGATCATTTGAGACCGTGGTAGACTCCATCAAAGCAATTGCAGCAAGTCATCTTTGGCAG CTTGTTGTTGTGCGCGCTGACTTGAATGGTCATTTGAAGGCTCTTAAAGATTATTTCCTTTTAGCAAAAGGCGATTTTTTCCAG AGCTTTCTTGAAGAAAGTCGCCAGCTGATGCGATTACCACCTCGTCAATCAACTGCTGAAGCTGATCTTATGGTTCCTTTTCAATTG GCTGCGATAAAGACCATTGGAGAAGAAAACAAATACTACTCTAGAGTGTCTCTGAG AATGTCAGGGATCGTGGTTAAGACCTCACAAGTTGAGTTTCCAAAAGAAAAAACATATTCTATTGGAGACTCGCGTGTTCAGTCAGGTACCACCTTAGAAACATCCATTGATGGTTGGGATGGCATTGCTCTTGAATATTCTGTAGACTGGCCCTTACAGTTGTTCTTTACGCAGGAGGTTCTCTCGAA GTATCTGAGGATCTTCCAATACTTACTTCGATTAAAGAGGACACAGATGGAATTGGAAAAATCCTGGGCTTCTGCAATGCACGAGGATCATTCTGATTTTGCCAAACGCCATAATGACCGTTCGAAGAGTTTGGTATCTCCACAGCGACGACGTTGTAGGCCAATGTGGCGTGTCAGAGAACATATGGCCTTCTTAATAAGAAATCTTCAGTTCTATATCCAG GTGGACGTGGTTGAATCTCAGTGGAATGTTTTGCAATCTCGTATTCAAAGTTCTCGCGATTTTACAGAACTGGTGGGCTACCATCAAGA GTATTTATCTGCACTAATTTCTCAATCTTTCTTGGACATTGGTTCTGTATCACGCATTCTGGATGGAATAATGAAAGTTTGCTTACAATTTTGCTGGAAGATTGAAACCCTTGAAAACAATGAAAGTACGGGTGAACTGGAGTACATAGCTGAG GAGTTcaacaagaaatcaaattcaTTATACACCATCCTCCGCAGCAGCAGAATAGCTGGGAGTCAAAGGGCACCATTCCTCAGGCGCTTTCTTCTGCGCCTCAACTTCAACTCCTTTTTTGAG GCAACTGCAAGGGGAGTGCTGAACGTTGTGAGACCGCGGCCAGCACTTGGAGTTCTGCAATGA
- the LOC140841394 gene encoding gamma-tubulin complex component 4 homolog isoform X1, with amino-acid sequence MSSNPQQLNQLFHKAKPPTLRLSFSVMPARSSSFSSNLTSCQRICEIMLHELLLALLGYTGDLIIDGREYNESLRVSLSPEAPLAEEPTFKLAPDVSFIQPSDKEVIQRIITLGFYYRELERFAAKSRNLSWIRAPNESPLLRVNESLKAKKMKPSVYRRAIANGIVEVLSVYRSAVLHIEQKMLSDSLPILATVTQGLNKFLILLPPLYDIILEIERDNICGGKLLNLLHKRCHCGVPELQTCIQRLLWHGHQVMYNQLASWMVYGILHDQYGEFFVRRQEDRDSEYESPPDTLEKLAHLSVNDASLADWHLGFHVYLDMLPEYIPMNVAESVLFAGKAIKVLRNPRPTVQYQDASSQQQIPKGSQRAQAFPGKFSFQKDSSVKSILMGEELLPQSVANKIEAMLQDLKESSEFHKRSFETVVDSIKAIAASHLWQLVVVRADLNGHLKALKDYFLLAKGDFFQSFLEESRQLMRLPPRQSTAEADLMVPFQLAAIKTIGEENKYYSRVSLRMSGIVVKTSQVEFPKEKTYSIGDSRVQSGTTLETSIDGWDGIALEYSVDWPLQLFFTQEVLSKYLRIFQYLLRLKRTQMELEKSWASAMHEDHSDFAKRHNDRSKSLVSPQRRRCRPMWRVREHMAFLIRNLQFYIQVDVVESQWNVLQSRIQSSRDFTELVGYHQEYLSALISQSFLDIGSVSRILDGIMKVCLQFCWKIETLENNESTGELEYIAEEFNKKSNSLYTILRSSRIAGSQRAPFLRRFLLRLNFNSFFEATARGVLNVVRPRPALGVLQ; translated from the exons ATGAGCAGTAATCCGCAGCAGCTCAACCAATTGTTTCATAAAGCAAAGCCCCCTACTCTCCGATTGTCATTTTCAG TTATGCCAGCCAGATCTTCTTCATTTTCATCTAATTTAACCTCTTGCCAGCGAATTTGTGAAATCATGCTGCACGAATTGCTGTTGGCTCTCTTAGGTTACACCGGAGATCTCATAATCGATGGGAGAGAATACAATGAATCACTACGTGTTAGCTTATCCCCAGAAGCTCCTCTCGCCGAGGAGCCTACTTTCAAACTCGCTCCTGATGTATCCTTTATTCAACCCAGCGATAA GGAAGTAATCCAAAGGATTATCACGCTAGGGTTTTATTACCGGGAACTTGAACGATTTGCAGCCAAATCTCGAAACTTGAGTTGGATTAGAGCACCTAACGAGTCTCCTTTATTAAGAGTAAATGAATCCTTGAAAGCTAAAAAGATGAAGCCTAGCGTGTATAGAAGAGCAATTGCGAACGGCATTGTTGAGGTGCTCTCTGTTTACAGGTCTGCTGTTTTGCACATTGAGCAGAAAATGTTGTCCGACTCTCTACCCATTTTGGCAACAGTGACTCAAGGACTCAATAAG TTCTTGATTTTGTTGCCACCCCTTTATGACATAATTTTGGAGATTGAACGTGATAACATTTGTGGTGGGAAACTACTCAACCTTTTACACAAGAGATGCCACTGTGGGGTTCCTGAGCTGCAGACTTGCATTCAGAG GCTATTATGGCATGGGCATCAGGTCATGTACAATCAACTGGCTTCATGGATGGTGTATGGTATACTGCATGACCAGTATGGAGAATTTTTTGTTAGAAG GCAAGAGGATAGGGATTCTGAATATGAATCACCTCCAGACACTCTCGAGAAGTTGGCACACTTGTCAGTTAACGATGCATCATTGGCTGATTGGCATCTGGGCTTCCATGTTTATCTG GATATGCTTCCTGAGTACATTCCTATGAATGTTGCTGAATCTGTACTATTTGCTGGAAAAGCTATCAAGGTTCTACGAAATCCACGTCCGACTGTTCAATACCAGGATGCATCATCTCAGCAGCAGATACCCAAAGGCTCACAAAGGGCACAAGCGTTTCCTGGGAAGTTTTCTTTTCAGAAGGACTCTTCTGTTAAGAGCATTTTGATGGGAGAAGAATTGCTTCCTCAGTCCGTGGCTAACAAAATTGAGGCTATGCTGCAAGATTTAAAG GAGTCATCTGAATTCCATAAGAGATCATTTGAGACCGTGGTAGACTCCATCAAAGCAATTGCAGCAAGTCATCTTTGGCAG CTTGTTGTTGTGCGCGCTGACTTGAATGGTCATTTGAAGGCTCTTAAAGATTATTTCCTTTTAGCAAAAGGCGATTTTTTCCAG AGCTTTCTTGAAGAAAGTCGCCAGCTGATGCGATTACCACCTCGTCAATCAACTGCTGAAGCTGATCTTATGGTTCCTTTTCAATTG GCTGCGATAAAGACCATTGGAGAAGAAAACAAATACTACTCTAGAGTGTCTCTGAG AATGTCAGGGATCGTGGTTAAGACCTCACAAGTTGAGTTTCCAAAAGAAAAAACATATTCTATTGGAGACTCGCGTGTTCAGTCAGGTACCACCTTAGAAACATCCATTGATGGTTGGGATGGCATTGCTCTTGAATATTCTGTAGACTGGCCCTTACAGTTGTTCTTTACGCAGGAGGTTCTCTCGAA GTATCTGAGGATCTTCCAATACTTACTTCGATTAAAGAGGACACAGATGGAATTGGAAAAATCCTGGGCTTCTGCAATGCACGAGGATCATTCTGATTTTGCCAAACGCCATAATGACCGTTCGAAGAGTTTGGTATCTCCACAGCGACGACGTTGTAGGCCAATGTGGCGTGTCAGAGAACATATGGCCTTCTTAATAAGAAATCTTCAGTTCTATATCCAG GTGGACGTGGTTGAATCTCAGTGGAATGTTTTGCAATCTCGTATTCAAAGTTCTCGCGATTTTACAGAACTGGTGGGCTACCATCAAGA GTATTTATCTGCACTAATTTCTCAATCTTTCTTGGACATTGGTTCTGTATCACGCATTCTGGATGGAATAATGAAAGTTTGCTTACAATTTTGCTGGAAGATTGAAACCCTTGAAAACAATGAAAGTACGGGTGAACTGGAGTACATAGCTGAG GAGTTcaacaagaaatcaaattcaTTATACACCATCCTCCGCAGCAGCAGAATAGCTGGGAGTCAAAGGGCACCATTCCTCAGGCGCTTTCTTCTGCGCCTCAACTTCAACTCCTTTTTTGAG GCAACTGCAAGGGGAGTGCTGAACGTTGTGAGACCGCGGCCAGCACTTGGAGTTCTGCAATGA